Within the Halomonas sp. HL-93 genome, the region GATGAAGCGGCGGGGGAGGCGATCAAGCTGTTTGTGGTCAGTAAAAACCCCGAGCTGGATGCCGAAACATTACGTCACTGGTGTAAAAGTGAGCTGACGGGCTATAAAGTGCCCAAGTACATTGAGTTTCGCGATGAGCTACCCAAAACCAACGTAGGTAAAGTACTGCGCCGTCAGCTGCGCGACGAAGATAGCGGTAACGCTGCTTCATAAGAGGTGGCGTGATTTATGCGCGTGATAAGTGAACGCGTTACAATGGTCTGCCCGCTCTGATGAGCGGGCAGATTTTTTTATACGTGCCACCCTGTAGGGACCAATAGGATTTGGATCATATCGTGACCAACGACACGCCACTCGCACCGACCGCTGATGCACAACGCCTCAAGACGCTAACGTCCGCCGTAGGTAACATGATGCGGCGGGATGCTCAGCGTTTCGAACGGCGTTTATCAGGCCTGTCGCGTCGCCTGCATGAGGGCAAGCCGATTGGTCGTGGTCTGAACGAGCTGGAACCCGAGATGGTCCGGGCACAGCAGCTACTTCTCAAGCGCCAGAACCAGTCGTTTGACTGGAATTATCCGTCCGAATTACCCGTTGTCGAGCGCCGCGAGGATATCCTTACGGCGCTGCGCGATCATCAGGTAGTGGTGGTCGCGGGGGAAACCGGCTCGGGGAAAACCACACAATTACCCAAAATGTGTTTGGAGCTAGGTCGTGGGCGGCGTGGCCTGATTGGCCACACCCAGCCGCGACGGCTTGCCGCGCGCAGTGTCGCTAGCCGGCTTGCCGAAGAACTTACGGTGCCGCTGGGCGAGCAGGTGGGCTATCAGGTTCGTTTTGCCGACCAAAGCAACGAGAACACCTTGGTCAAGCTAATGACCGATGGGATCTTGCTGGCCGAAACCCAGCATGATCCGCTGCTGCTGCGCTACGACACGTTGATTATTGACGAGGCCCACGAGCGCAGCCTAAATATCGATTTCCTGCTGGGCTATCTGAAACGTCTGTTGCCCAAGCGGCCGGATCTGTCGATTATCATCACCTCCGCAACCATCGATGTGGCGCGATTTGCCGCCCACTTTGGCAGTGCCCAGCGGCCTGCGCCGACGGTCGAAGTCTCCGGTCGTGCCTATCCCGTTGAGGTGCATTATCGGCCGCTAGTGCGCGACGGCGAGGACGAAGAGGATCGTACGCTGCAAGAGGGCATTCTCCACGCCGTGGAGGAGATTGAGGGGCTTGAGCGTGAAAAAGGCTGGCAGCATGGCCCCCGTGATGTGCTGGTATTCCTACCCGGCGAGCGGGAAATCCGCGAAACGGCGGACACGCTGCGCCGTGCTGATTTGCGCGACTGCGAAGTACTGCCGCTGTACGCGCGGCTTTCCAATGCCGAACAAAACAGGGTGTTCGCGCCGCACCGTGGGCGGCGTATCGTGCTGGCAACCAACGTCGCCGAAACGTCGCTGACCGTCCCCGGTATCCGCTATGTGATCGACCCGGGACTGGTACGCATCAGCCGTTACAGCTACCGCTCAAAAATCCAACGCTTGCCGGTGGAGCCGGTGAGCCAGGCAAGCGCCAATCAGCGTAAGGGACGCTGCGGGCGTATTGCTGAAGGCGTGTGTATTCGTTTATACGACGAGGACGATTTCCTGGCGCGCCCGGCGTTTACCGACCCCGAGATCCAGCGCACCAACCTTGCCTCAGTCATTTTATCCATGCTGGCGCTTAAGCTGGGTAATATTGAAGATTTTCCATTTGTCGACCCACCCGACAGCCGCTTTGTCAAAGACGGCTTCCGGCTTCTCTTTGAGCTTGGGGCTGTCGACGAAGGCCAGCGATTAACACCGCTTGGCCGCAAACTCGCGCGGTTGCCGATTGACCCCCGGCTGGCGCGTATGGTGCTGGCGGGTAACGAACAGGGCAGCTTGCGCGATGTATTGGTCGTGGTCTCCGCGCTGGCGATTCAAGACCCCCGTGACCGCCCGGCGGACAAACGCCAAGCCGCCGATCAGGCCCATCAGCGCTGGCACGATCCCGATTCCGATTTCGTGGCCCTTTTAAACCTTTGGCACGGTATCGATAACGCCCGTGAGGCGATGTCGGGCAATCATCTGCGCCGCTGGTGTCGCGACCGCTACATCAATTACCTACGGGTGCGTGAGTGGCACGATACGTTTCGTCAGCTACGTCAACTGCTGCGCGACATGGACATCGAAGTGCCGGCGCCCAAGCCCGCCACTGAGGATGAAAGTGAAGAACAGGCTCGCCAGACGCGGCGCAAAACCTCCGGCGCTCTGCACAAAGCCCTGCTGACTGGGTTGCTGTCCAACCTGGGCACGCTGCTCGAGAATCGCGAGTATTTGGGCGCGCGTAATCGTAAATTTATGATTCACCCCGGTTCGGGGCTGGCGAAAAAGACGCCTAAATGGTTGATGGCGTTTGAAATGGTGGAAACCTCCAAGCTGTTTGCCCGCACCGTAGCGAAGATTGACCCGCAGTGGATTGAGCCGCTGGCGTCACATCTCGTCAAGCGCAGTTACAGCGAGCCCCATTGGGAGATGAAACGTGCCCAGGTGGTGGCGTTTGAGCAGGTGACGCTGTTTGGTTTGCCTATCGTCACCCGGCGACGCGTACATTACGGCCCGATTGCCCCTGTCGAGTCGCGTGAGCTGTTTATTCGTCGTGGCCTGGTAGAAGGTGAGTTTCACACCAAAGGGGAATTTTTTGCCCACAATCGGGCGCTGATTGAAGAGGTCGAATCACTAGAAGATCGTGCCCGTCGGCGCGATATCCTGGTCGACGAAGACAGTTTATTTGCGTTTTACGACGAACGGCTTCCCAGCGACATTGTCAACGGCAAAGGGTTTGAGCACTGGCGCAAGCAGGCCGAGCAGCAAGACCCGGCGCTACTCAAGTTTGATATCGAGGCGCTCAAGGCCCGCGACGCCGAAGACGTTACCCAGGCGCAGTACCCGGATCACCTGACCCTGGCAGGGGTTGCCTACCCGTTGAGCTATCATTTTGACCCCGAGGCAGAGGACGACGGCGTGACGCTGACCGTCCCCGCGGCGATGCTGCCGCAATTGCCTGAATACGCCCTGGAATGGTTGGTACCGGGTTTGCTGCGGGAAAAATGTATTGCCTTGATGAAAGCCTTGCCCAAGAGCATACGCCGCCAGGTAGTACCGATTCCCGACTGGGTCGACGCGGCGTTGGAAACGCTGGTGCCTGACCAGCGGCCGTTGACCGAGGCATTGGGCGAATTTATTCGTCAGCGCACGGGAACGCGTGTGCACCCCGATGATTGGCGCCTCGATACGCTGCCTGATCATTTGGTGATGAACATCCGGGTTGTCGATCATGCCGGTAAGACGTTGGGGCAGGGCCGCTCGCTGCGT harbors:
- the hrpA gene encoding ATP-dependent RNA helicase HrpA; translation: MRRDAQRFERRLSGLSRRLHEGKPIGRGLNELEPEMVRAQQLLLKRQNQSFDWNYPSELPVVERREDILTALRDHQVVVVAGETGSGKTTQLPKMCLELGRGRRGLIGHTQPRRLAARSVASRLAEELTVPLGEQVGYQVRFADQSNENTLVKLMTDGILLAETQHDPLLLRYDTLIIDEAHERSLNIDFLLGYLKRLLPKRPDLSIIITSATIDVARFAAHFGSAQRPAPTVEVSGRAYPVEVHYRPLVRDGEDEEDRTLQEGILHAVEEIEGLEREKGWQHGPRDVLVFLPGEREIRETADTLRRADLRDCEVLPLYARLSNAEQNRVFAPHRGRRIVLATNVAETSLTVPGIRYVIDPGLVRISRYSYRSKIQRLPVEPVSQASANQRKGRCGRIAEGVCIRLYDEDDFLARPAFTDPEIQRTNLASVILSMLALKLGNIEDFPFVDPPDSRFVKDGFRLLFELGAVDEGQRLTPLGRKLARLPIDPRLARMVLAGNEQGSLRDVLVVVSALAIQDPRDRPADKRQAADQAHQRWHDPDSDFVALLNLWHGIDNAREAMSGNHLRRWCRDRYINYLRVREWHDTFRQLRQLLRDMDIEVPAPKPATEDESEEQARQTRRKTSGALHKALLTGLLSNLGTLLENREYLGARNRKFMIHPGSGLAKKTPKWLMAFEMVETSKLFARTVAKIDPQWIEPLASHLVKRSYSEPHWEMKRAQVVAFEQVTLFGLPIVTRRRVHYGPIAPVESRELFIRRGLVEGEFHTKGEFFAHNRALIEEVESLEDRARRRDILVDEDSLFAFYDERLPSDIVNGKGFEHWRKQAEQQDPALLKFDIEALKARDAEDVTQAQYPDHLTLAGVAYPLSYHFDPEAEDDGVTLTVPAAMLPQLPEYALEWLVPGLLREKCIALMKALPKSIRRQVVPIPDWVDAALETLVPDQRPLTEALGEFIRQRTGTRVHPDDWRLDTLPDHLVMNIRVVDHAGKTLGQGRSLRALEAQFEAAAKAGAQALAAQVSEAPDLSGLPDEPLPDSRVTTQAGIRVEAYPALINEGNAFKVMLFDHAAKAQAAHQMGVARLAMQQCPAQVKTIKALPALEKCALLFANVGSKQALIDDVLVAVFTQTAAQAPLPRSAAALNDRLTAVKGDLVPHAEQLLDQVATALKGHLAVSKVLKGKLNFALALVYSDVKAQMQRLVYPGFITQAGEWLTEYPRYTEAALIRLEKAARERGRDQMLMQDVQAMEEKFDTRRDNERRGRVEDPSLVEFGWWLQELRVSLFAQQLGTRMPVSVKRLEKRWQEIINV